One genomic region from Daphnia magna isolate NIES linkage group LG10, ASM2063170v1.1, whole genome shotgun sequence encodes:
- the LOC116932760 gene encoding dystroglycan: MYNFWIILLLSASCPVLGSFNMDPVRNPVLQRLDIPAQLSHHQQDLQLQEHKHIPDVTIEAGKPFVINLPSQTSMAEVTGRDGKPLPPWIVYDGTSHTVRGQPASSDAGEWAVRVDGTSNEVFTIRVRRQILDDDDTNEGSGALIDDYSETDDFEPEGDDETISPDNRVIIAPTTPLFNGASVVATPVINSIPSMSVQPTKSKNLTNPASSGTAIEPTNRQVEPTPVQGMEGPTFRLQDYSNSSLFDPIEPTTSAEGTPPLTDDLDFLGPNSIAEYDEEHGKSAPIPPEVTMRLPRIPATAGKVMRFSIPSGTFSDAEDGNTANMHLELLSQDGQQLEEITWIGFNSTKKEIYGLPLADDIGKYTFLVQARNSANLTVTETVEIQVRQHPSERAFHHHFTLQLEPEFSVDEETLPQAYWMLKTVSGLAKTLGDKEESIVVRRINGTVKNGNAFTFTWSNESLPRSHCPEDEIQESFDLIYNRESDSVTDQLDVELAPQLSVTFGSVELDGICQPLPTNPPSIPQKETKAPKEMNRPPSTRNQVDHLSAEVGVLFRYQVPADTFHDEEDGDTRMLKLSLQNMNHKALDARSWLQFDSPNQEFYGLPLDGDVGTEEYQLLCTDSSGAVESDGLVVAVKERSKLPEDQPLVEFSLTIDDNFDTLMGKASRKVRLIEALAQIFDDPLTSNIIVQSFTSGSTMVTWTNATLVGNECPPSTVIVNLRRMLIDNEGKLTQRCTDILVAADFQPLSAHVSPLGNCVGELTPTFAPGVDDGKTEGVDGPSTDDVWSDDYLLTFIVPGIIITVMLLLAAVIACILYRRRRTGKLGLEERRSFVSKGIPIIFAEELEERPSGRHPAKAPVILKEEKPSQPPDYHKVRSSASPYASHKAAEQHDLLRTPSDEAEEEPNSLYQPPPPLSAGRDSSSRYSRPKATPAYRKPPPYVPP; the protein is encoded by the exons GTAACCGGACGTGATGGTAAACCACTTCCACCTTGGATCGTCTACGACGGTACCAGTCACACCGTTCGTGGCCAGCCAGCTTCTTCAGATGCCGGTGAATGGGCTGTTCGCGTCGATGGCACTTCTAACGAAGTGTTTACCATTAGAGTGCGTCGACAGATTCTTGATGACGATGATACAAATGAAGGATCAGGTGCACTCATTGACGATTATTCCGAAACGGACGATTTCGAACCGGAAGGGGACGACGAGACCATATCACCTGACAATCGAGTCATAATAGCTCCGACTACACCACTTTTCAAT GGTGCTTCCGTTGTAGCGACTCCCGTTATAAATTCAATTCCTAGCATGTCAGTACAGccaacaaaaagtaaaaacctGACAAATCCAGCTAGCAGTGGGACTGCTATTGAACCCACCAATCGACAGGTAGAACCGACTCCAGTTCAGGGAATGGAAGGACCCACCTTTCGTCTGCAGGACTACAGCAATAGTTCATTATTTGACCCAATTGAACCTACAACGTCCGCAGAAGGAACTCCACCATTGACGGATGACTTAGACTTTTTGGGGCCAAATTCAATCGCAGAATATGACGAAGAACATGGAAAG AGTGCGCCGATTCCCCCGGAAGTGACCATGCGCTTGCCCAGGATTCCGGCCACAGCAGGCAAAGTGATGCGTTTTTCAATTCCAAGCGGGACATTCTCTGACGCTGAAGATGGGAACACTGCCAATATGCACTTGGAATTACTTTCTCAAGATGGACAACAACTTGAAGAAATAACTTGGATTGGATTCAACTCAACCAAAAAA GAGATCTACGGGTTACCTTTGGCCGATGACATTGGAAAATATACGTTTTTGGTGCAAGCTCGTAATTCGGCCAACTTGACGGTCACGGAAACGGTAGAGATCCAAGTGCGTCAACATCCTTCAGAAAGAGCGTTTCATCACCACTTCACGTTACAGCTAGAACCCGAGTTTTCTGTAGATGAAGAGACGTTACCTCAAGCTTACTGGATGCTTAAAACAGTGAGTGGATTAGCCAAAACATTAGGTGATAAAGAAGAATCCATAGTTGTGCGGCGGATAAATGGCACGGTCAAGAATGGAAATGCTTTTACATTCACATGGTCCAACGAGTCTCTGCCTCGCTCGCACTGCCCTGAAGACGAAATTCAAGAATCGTTTGACCTGATCTATAATCGTGAATCTGATTCCGTGACGGACCAGTTGGATGTTGAATTAGCTCCTCAGCTAAGTGTTACGTTTGGTAGCGTTGAGCTTGATGGCATTTGTCAGCCTTTACCGACCAACCCTCCTAGCATTCCACAAAAAGAGACCAAAGCACCGAAAGAAATGAATCGCCCACCTTCAACACGCAACCAAGTGGACCACTTGAGTGCTGAAGTAGGTGTGCTTTTTCGTTACCAAGTACCAGCTGATACGTTTCACGATGAAGAGGATGGCGATACTCGTATGCTGAAATTGTCTTTACAAAATATGAACCACAAAGCATTGGATGCACGTTCCTGGCTCCAGTTTGATTCTCCTAATCAAGAATTTTACGGCTTGCCACTGGATGGCGATGTTGGCACCGAAGAGTATCAACTTTTGTGCACAGATTCGTCAGGAGCTGTTGAATCTGACGGATTAGTTGTGGCGGTTAAGGAAAGATCGAAACTGCCGGAAGATCAACCATTGGTTGAATTCTCTCTTACGATTGACGACAATTTCGACACATTAATGGGCAAGGCCAGTCGCAAAGTCCGATTAATTGAGGCTTTGGCCCAGATATTCGATGATCCGCTGACCAGCAACATAATCGTCCAATCCTTTACTTCTGGCTCCACCATGGTAACATGGACCAACGCGACTTTAGTTGGCAATGAATGTCCGCCTAGTACGGTGATAGTAAACCTTCGCCGAATGTTAATTGACAACGAGGGTAAACTTACTCAAAGATGCACAGACATTCTCGTAGCCGCCGATTTCCAACCTCTTTCTGCACATGTGTCGCCACTGGGCAACTGCGTCGGAGAGCTTACCCCGACGTTCGCACCCGGTGTCGATGATGGTAAAACAGAAGGTGTCGATGGACCGTCTACTGACGATGTTTGGTCCGATGATTACCTTTTAACATTCATCGTGCCTGGCATCATTATTACAGTGATGTTACTACTTGCTGCCGTTATTGCATGCATTTTGTACCGCCGCAGGCGAACGGGTAAATTGGGTCTAGAAGAGCGGCGAAGCTTTGTCTCCAAAGGCATCCCAATAATCTTTGCTGAAGAACTTGAAGAGCGGCCAAGTGGTCGTCACCCGGCCAAGGCACCTGTGATCCTTAAAGAAGAGAAACCTTCTCAACCACCTGATTACCATAAGGTGCGTTCCTCTGCTAGCCCGTATGCCTCTCACAAAGCAGCAGAGCAGCACGATTTGCTTCGTACGCCGTCAGACGAGGCCGAAGAGGAGCCAAACAGTCTTTATCAGCCACCGCCTCCCTTATCCGCCGGTCGCGATTCGTCGTCACGCTACTCACGACCCAAAGCTACTCCAGCTTATCGAAAACCACCTCCCTATGTTCCACCCTAA
- the LOC123477084 gene encoding uncharacterized protein LOC123477084, producing MSSNKKSDLLKDLKKELYIQKQRDFKREIRKNQKERKSFPKVKRQLSSSIPPDLNRNESAKRKRMKRTSKDCSTENENSLTIDREDIEAANNLDSPIPSQLEQYLNQIQSDFNIDADGSVPLGEEVKKHERRMGQIAVDWDVHWDEVVNGLIASYATIPSLCWICKKSLAACYTRCLCCVKTYCQDCDFQFHSWNVFHRRQLLFQDSKVIKLKPNEFWDSTLAEIVTKEVAVPCFVPLQCQSCLSINSLTIEPLKSKFMIVVTLLGNQIFKTKTGSLERSLHSSRYTFTGASTVTPIVILTVTQTVIVIKTPTVNLIKTSTVTLTKTPTQILIVMSLNLTPSLY from the exons atgtcGTCGAACAAGAAAAGTGATCTATtgaaggatttaaaaaaagaattatatATTCAAAAGCAAAGAGATTTCAAGagggaaataagaaaaaaccaaaaggaaagaaaaagttttcccAAAGTTAAACGACAACTTAGTTCATCAATTCCCCCAGATCTCAACAGAAATGAatcagccaaaagaaaaagaatgaaaagaaccTCTAAAGACTGTTCCactgaaaacgaaaattccctgacaattgatagagaagatATTGAAGCAGCCAACAACTTAG ATTCACCTATTCCGAGTCAGCTAGAACAAtatctgaatcaaattcaaagtGACTTCAATATTGATGCTGACGGGAGTGTACCTCTAGGAGAAGAAGTGAAGAAACATGAGAGACGTATGGGCCAAATTGCTGTTGATTGGGATGTGCACTGGGATGAAGTTGTCAATGGCCTTATTGCAAGCTACGCAACTATTCCATCACTGTGCTGGATTTGTAAAAAGTCCCTTGCAGCTTGTTACACTCGCTGTCTCTGTTGTGTCAAGACATATTGTCAAGACTGCGACTTCCAATTCCATTCATGGAATGTGTTCCACAGAAGACAATTATTGTTTCAAGATTCCAAAGTGATTAAACTAAAGCCTAACGAGTTTTGGGATTCAACTTTAGCTGAGATAGTTACAAAAG AGGTTGCAGTTCCGTGCTTCGTTCCTCTGCAATGCCAATCTTGTCTAAGCATAAACTCGTTGACAATTGAACCATTGAAGAGTAAATTCATGATAGTTGTCACACTTCTAGGtaatcaaatttttaaaactaaaactggCTCTTTGGAACGGAGCCTTCACTCTTCAAGATATACATTCACGGGAGCTTCAACTGTAACTCCGATTGTGATACTGACCGTGACTCAGACCGTGATTGTGATCAAGACTCCGACAGTGAATCTCATCAAGACTTCAACAGTGACTCTCACCAAGACTCCGACTCAGATTCTGATCGTGATGTCTCTGAACCTGACCCCATCACTGTATTGA
- the LOC116932761 gene encoding uncharacterized protein LOC116932761: HGRGYTSILLLCPCFARERLPAIGDSAALAKMNQNQNSKEALQEKRAAVEAAFRKKKLSEQRALGTVEYMVENSAVDPHWLTSNGKFLNPSYYQDAVEERAIIKQCGFPICPNVIEKVWKQQYCIDLKSKKVYDVTQRKNFCSDICFSASNHFKNQLLTSPLWMRNKEKMPTFEVNLALTKGLRGDDISLIAAAVTDEDDISEDIAEGVVEKTVAKPKIVLKTELTPMVNPYEFVLKIVQQWLTVKSFMWLQRIDGASLGEDVECIQNQLHQMEINKHYANIKIINQPNLLLQVGLSAKYSDTKCEAQPSLSQVRAFFAGHLEYAVENANVDGKAIRDHTTRVIEKTEKEVPIVIPLANVSSQKVLRRKIVMDYLEKWFPQLATLTGLEFRRYQRDLTELVSTFNLTADTITFRPHEVPLICFVLLFLLSVRDPAIKERLITEPIKANVAKFLAVYERTMEEFEKDVDVLRKAFESRMDSN; the protein is encoded by the exons catggccgtggctacaccagtattctattactctgcccTTGTTTTGCTAGGGAACGCCtacccgccataggag ATTCCGCGGCCCTTGCGAAAATGAACCAAAACCAAAATTCTAAGGAAGCTTTACAAGAAAA ACGAGCCGCAGTGGAAGCTGCCTTTCGGAAAAAAAAGCTATCCGAGCAAAGAGCTCTTGGCACCGTTGAATACATGGTGGAAAATTCAGCGGTTGACCCTCATTGGCTTACTAGTAAC GGAAAGTTTCTCAATCCATCTTATTATCAAGATGCAGTAGAAGAAAGAGCCATAATCAAGCAATGTGGATTCCCAATATGTCCAAATGTTATTGAAAAAGTATGGAAACAACAATATTGCATTGATCtaaaatcaaaaaaagtcTATGATGTTACTCAACGAAAG AACTTTTGCAGTGACATTTGCTTTTCAGCCTCAAACCATTTTAAGAATCAATTACTAACTAGCCCTCTTTGGAtgagaaacaaagaaaaaatgccaACATTCGAAGTCAATTTGGCACTAACAAA GGGGCTTCGCGGAGATGATATTTCCTtaattgctgctgctgttaCTGATGAAGATGACATCTCAGAAGATATTGCTGAAGGTGTTGTAGAAAAAACAGTAGCCAAACCGAAAATAGTGCTGAAAACGGAGTTGACGCCAATGGTTAATCCATACgaatttgttttgaaaattgttcaGCAATGGTTGACAGTAAAATCGTTCATGTGGCTTCAAAGAATTGATGGAGCGTCACTAGGCGAAGATGTGGAGTGCATCCAAAATCAATTACATCaaatggaaataaataaacattatGCTAATATAAAGATAATTAATCAGCCCAACCTGCTTCTGCAGGTTGGGCTCTCTGCTAAGTATAGTGATACAAAATGCGAAGCCCAGCCATCACTGAGCCAAGTTCGTGCATTCTTTGCGGGACATTTGGAATACGCGGTGGAGAATGCTAATGTGGATGGCAAAGCGATTAGAGATCACACAACTCGTGTTATcgagaaaacagaaaaagaagttcCTATTGTTATCCCGTTGGCAAATGTCTCGTCCCAAAAAGTCCTCCGTAGAAAAATTGTCATGGATTATCTAGAGAAATG GTTCCCGCAGTTGGCTACCCTAACGGGTCTCGAGTTTCGTCGATACCAGCGGGATCTAACTGAGCTTGTATCGACTTTCAATCTGACAGCCGACACGATTACATTTCGGCCCCATGAAGTACCTCTCATATGCTTCGTCTTATTGTTCCT ATTATCCGTCAGAGATCCTGCAATTAAAGAAAGGTTAATCACAGAACCTATCAAAGCTAACGTGGCGAAATTTCTGGCTGTTTATGAAAGAACGATGGAAGAATTCGAAAAAGATGTTGATGTTCTTCGTAAAGCCTTCGAGTCTAGGATGGATTCTAACTAA